The Bifidobacterium eulemuris genome includes a window with the following:
- a CDS encoding DUF5067 domain-containing protein produces MVLFAEHDDYVSPFDTDDAPDYVNPDVEAARISQQVDAEQDQREHIARMRKLQDAASPRPNPADMARDVQTSIRQATKPINRANHWPVWQSKRQSQPHASARSMQRDQAYGSDAKTSQGKRSGYAIAALAVAAVAVISFGETSSIVLTIVALALAIVAIFRTDARSRKSGRVMAVAALVLAVVMLAMQTAILIVKNVSHSDISLTSSGLVTDYDGYEASDEPFTVADHSGTVRDYNGQTYDITIDQAAYGLTDDYDGNPQLIVSFTVTNNADEAWSLNSMAYVDVLQNGVGLDQAYGFENNAATRQLGFADADGGDDIESGQTQTVTMAFNPTDVSSPILVYVSGVNEAVQSAFVFADGQSTGPLTQIDAADMETPPQAGEAEREGMTTMVDYDGLSRISLRFDSVRQGPQDYDGNDTVMLTLTWINETDRPYSLADLGAVDLAQDGHELSRAYISDDLSQGYDEAAMYRLVMPGVPMSVDICYTPTGDDDSFDASFNAYSSFDDMESTLSLE; encoded by the coding sequence ATGGTTTTGTTCGCCGAGCATGACGATTATGTATCGCCGTTCGACACCGATGACGCTCCGGACTATGTCAACCCGGATGTCGAGGCGGCGCGCATCAGTCAGCAGGTTGATGCCGAGCAGGATCAACGCGAGCATATCGCCAGGATGCGCAAGCTTCAGGACGCGGCATCGCCTCGGCCCAACCCGGCGGATATGGCGCGCGACGTCCAGACGTCCATCCGTCAAGCGACGAAGCCCATCAACCGAGCGAATCATTGGCCCGTATGGCAGTCCAAACGACAATCGCAACCGCATGCGTCGGCGCGATCCATGCAACGCGATCAAGCATACGGCTCCGATGCCAAGACTTCCCAAGGCAAACGTTCCGGATATGCCATCGCCGCGTTGGCCGTCGCCGCCGTCGCGGTGATCAGCTTCGGTGAGACCTCCTCCATAGTCCTCACCATCGTGGCCCTGGCGTTGGCCATCGTCGCCATCTTCCGGACCGACGCGCGTTCCCGGAAGTCGGGGCGAGTGATGGCGGTTGCCGCGCTGGTGCTCGCCGTCGTCATGCTCGCCATGCAGACGGCGATACTGATTGTGAAGAACGTATCCCATAGCGACATATCCTTGACGTCTTCCGGACTCGTCACCGACTACGACGGATACGAGGCGTCCGACGAGCCGTTCACCGTCGCGGACCATTCCGGCACGGTACGCGACTATAACGGGCAAACCTACGACATCACCATCGATCAGGCGGCCTACGGATTGACCGACGATTACGACGGCAATCCCCAGCTGATCGTCTCCTTCACCGTGACCAACAACGCCGATGAGGCGTGGTCGCTGAATTCCATGGCGTATGTCGACGTGCTGCAGAACGGCGTCGGACTGGATCAGGCGTACGGTTTCGAGAACAACGCCGCAACCCGCCAGCTTGGATTCGCCGACGCCGACGGCGGCGACGACATCGAATCCGGCCAGACGCAGACGGTGACGATGGCGTTCAATCCCACCGATGTTTCCTCGCCGATTCTGGTGTACGTGTCCGGAGTCAACGAGGCAGTCCAGTCCGCGTTCGTATTCGCTGACGGCCAATCAACCGGCCCGCTCACGCAGATCGACGCCGCCGATATGGAGACTCCCCCACAGGCCGGCGAGGCCGAACGGGAAGGCATGACCACGATGGTCGACTATGACGGGCTGTCGCGCATCTCCTTGCGGTTCGACTCGGTGCGGCAGGGTCCACAGGATTACGACGGCAACGACACGGTGATGCTCACCCTCACGTGGATCAATGAAACCGACAGGCCGTATTCGCTTGCGGATCTCGGCGCGGTCGACCTTGCGCAAGACGGCCACGAGCTGAGCCGAGCCTATATCAGCGATGACCTCTCACAGGGGTATGACGAGGCTGCGATGTATCGCTTGGTCATGCCCGGCGTGCCGATGAGCGTCGACATCTGTTATACGCCCACCGGCGATGACGATTCCTTCGACGCGTCGTTCAACGCCTATTCATCCTTTGACGACATGGAAAGCACGCTCTCCCTCGAATAG
- a CDS encoding ABC transporter permease subunit, whose product MKSLLTFIAKEWLEAARTGKIIILALLFVLFGIMNPAIAKLTPWMMEILSNTMAESGLVVTDIQVDAMTSWTQFFKNIPMALIAFVLIFSDIFTKEYKSGTLLLVLTKGLSRYKVVLAKTMLLLSLWTVGYGICFAITYGYNAYFWDNSIANDLFLSAALWWLFGVWAICLMILFSALLQNNTGVILCVGGTVLVAYVLSIIPKVKAYSPTMLMNANSLLTGAKGIDAYAQAIVIATFLCMACVAASIPIVNKRQL is encoded by the coding sequence ATGAAATCTTTACTCACCTTTATAGCAAAGGAATGGCTTGAAGCTGCACGAACAGGCAAGATCATTATTCTCGCGCTCTTGTTTGTGCTATTCGGCATTATGAACCCCGCAATCGCGAAGCTGACGCCATGGATGATGGAAATACTGTCCAATACCATGGCGGAGAGCGGATTGGTGGTCACGGATATTCAAGTGGACGCCATGACTTCATGGACGCAGTTTTTCAAAAACATTCCTATGGCGCTTATCGCTTTCGTACTGATCTTCAGCGATATATTCACCAAAGAATACAAATCTGGAACGCTGCTGCTTGTATTGACAAAAGGCCTGTCAAGATACAAGGTCGTGCTTGCGAAAACCATGCTGTTGCTGTCGCTTTGGACGGTCGGCTATGGAATATGCTTCGCCATCACCTATGGATACAACGCTTATTTTTGGGATAACAGTATCGCGAACGACCTATTCCTCTCGGCAGCTCTATGGTGGTTGTTCGGCGTATGGGCCATATGCCTGATGATCCTCTTCTCAGCACTCTTGCAGAACAACACAGGTGTCATCCTGTGCGTCGGCGGGACGGTGCTGGTGGCATATGTATTGAGCATCATACCGAAGGTGAAGGCTTATTCGCCCACTATGTTGATGAATGCCAATTCGCTGTTGACGGGCGCGAAGGGAATAGACGCATATGCGCAAGCTATTGTTATTGCCACGTTCTTGTGCATGGCATGCGTTGCCGCAAGCATTCCGATCGTCAACAAGAGGCAACTGTAA
- a CDS encoding ABC transporter ATP-binding protein, translated as MDVLSIHNLRKNFGGKEVLRGIAMSVPEHSIFGFIGKNGAGKTTTMKTILGLLKVDCGEIHVMGEKVRFGQTSTNRHIGYLPDVPEFYSYMTPYEYLTFCGNICGMDEADIATRGKELLYLVGLGQERHRIKGFSRGMKQRLGIAQALLNRPKLLICDEPTSALDPVGRKEILDVLLAAREQTTVLFSTHILSDVERICTEAAFLHDGSIAMQGTIAQLRSRRSSDEFIVETERKEDADTLMQVFGDLQRAEQNALMFHGGEDCFFAIMRYITENRIPVQKIERMEPTLESLFLEVAT; from the coding sequence AACCTGAGAAAGAATTTCGGCGGCAAAGAGGTGCTTCGCGGGATTGCTATGTCCGTTCCCGAACACAGCATCTTCGGTTTCATCGGAAAAAACGGCGCCGGAAAAACAACGACGATGAAAACGATTCTCGGGCTTCTCAAGGTGGACTGCGGCGAGATCCACGTTATGGGTGAGAAGGTGCGTTTTGGACAGACCTCCACCAACCGGCACATAGGCTATCTGCCCGACGTGCCGGAGTTTTATTCCTATATGACACCGTATGAGTATCTGACTTTTTGCGGAAACATCTGCGGGATGGACGAAGCCGACATTGCGACGAGAGGCAAGGAACTGTTGTATCTGGTCGGCCTTGGCCAGGAGCGCCACCGTATCAAAGGTTTCTCAAGGGGAATGAAGCAACGGTTGGGAATCGCACAGGCTCTTCTCAACCGTCCAAAACTTCTGATCTGCGACGAACCGACATCGGCGCTCGATCCCGTAGGGCGCAAGGAAATTTTGGATGTACTTCTTGCGGCAAGGGAGCAGACCACGGTGCTGTTTTCCACGCACATCCTTTCGGATGTGGAGCGTATCTGCACAGAAGCCGCTTTTTTGCATGATGGCAGCATCGCCATGCAAGGGACTATCGCCCAACTGCGAAGCAGGCGGTCGTCCGACGAATTCATCGTCGAAACGGAGCGCAAAGAAGATGCCGACACGCTTATGCAAGTATTCGGCGATCTCCAACGCGCAGAGCAAAACGCACTTATGTTTCATGGCGGCGAGGATTGCTTCTTCGCCATCATGCGATATATCACCGAAAACAGAATACCCGTACAGAAAATTGAGCGAATGGAGCCAACGCTGGAATCGCTGTTTTTGGAGGTGGCAACATGA
- a CDS encoding hemagglutinin, whose protein sequence is MLFTMLVAIVCVVALAMGLVRFVQWRGEVRDAERTQLALAQEYGFDPGDIISDGQFFNGNAMSQAEVQSFLDERGGAIASMTFDTTDQSGEGLCEDYTGVTGETAAAIITKSAQACGISQKVLLTMLQKEQHLVTATDPTDFQLKAAMGLSCPDDASCDPAYAGFFLQVYGAAKRYQYYLAHADRYNYQAYALNYVQYHPDASCGGSTIYIENRATALLYIYTPYQPNEAALAAGDGVGDSCSSYGNRNFSLIYENWFGNPRE, encoded by the coding sequence ATGCTGTTCACGATGCTGGTGGCGATCGTCTGCGTGGTGGCGTTGGCGATGGGCCTGGTGCGTTTCGTCCAATGGCGTGGCGAGGTTCGCGACGCGGAGCGCACGCAGCTGGCTTTGGCGCAGGAGTATGGATTCGATCCGGGCGACATCATCTCGGACGGACAGTTCTTCAACGGCAACGCCATGAGCCAGGCCGAAGTGCAGTCGTTCCTCGACGAGCGGGGCGGGGCGATCGCCTCCATGACCTTCGATACCACCGACCAGTCGGGCGAGGGCCTGTGCGAGGACTATACGGGCGTGACGGGCGAGACGGCGGCGGCGATCATCACCAAGTCGGCGCAGGCGTGCGGAATCAGCCAAAAGGTGCTGCTCACCATGCTGCAGAAGGAGCAGCATCTGGTCACCGCCACCGACCCCACGGATTTCCAGCTCAAAGCGGCGATGGGGTTGAGCTGTCCGGACGACGCGAGCTGCGATCCGGCGTACGCGGGATTCTTCCTGCAGGTGTACGGCGCGGCGAAACGCTACCAGTACTATCTGGCCCACGCCGACCGGTACAACTATCAGGCGTATGCGCTCAACTACGTGCAGTATCATCCCGATGCCTCATGCGGCGGCTCCACCATCTATATCGAGAACCGCGCGACCGCGCTGCTGTACATCTACACGCCCTACCAGCCGAACGAGGCCGCATTGGCGGCGGGCGACGGCGTGGGCGACTCCTGCTCCAGCTACGGCAACCGCAACTTCTCCCTCATCTACGAGAACTGGTTCGGCAATCCGCGAGAATAG